The Acidobacteriota bacterium region AACGCGCGCCAGAGATACCCGCGCGGACCGCTCGCGTCGACGAGAAAGCGCGCGCTGACGCGTACGCTTCGGCCTTCGCGCGTTCCGTCGATCGTCACGCCATCACCCGTGAACACCGGCGCATCGAGCGCACAGGCATCGAGATACGTCGCGCCAGCCGCTTCCGCCTCGCTCGTCAGCCACGCGTCGACGGCAGGCCGGTACCAGTGCGTGTCCGCCACCTCGTCGTGCGGGCTCGCCGCCACGAGCAACTGCCGAACGTGCGTCGCGTCGTCTCGGAACGCCTGCCCGGGATCGTGCCTGAAGAAGCTGAACCCGCGCTTCAGCCCGCACGGGAGATCCGGATATTCGCGTTTCCACGTGCCCCACGACGCGAGCGGTCGCAGGCGCGGCAGGTCGTAGCGATCCGCGAGCTCTTCAATCAGGAGCCCGGCGAGCGGCGTCGACGACTCACCGATGACGAAGCGGGGATGGCGTCCGCGTTCGAGCAGCGCGACGCGCAGGCCGCGCTGCCGGAGCACCTGGGCGAGGATCGCGCCGGCGAAGCCCGCGCCAACGATGGCGACATCGGTGTCGACGTGATGGACGGGCACGAGCGTCACGAAGCGAGCGCCTCCGCGCAATGTCCACATGTGACGGCGTCGAGCGTCCGCTGCTCGGCGTTCTGTCGAGCGAGGCGGCTGCGCCTCGCCTCGACGCAGTGCGGGCACGCCGCGTGCGCGTCGAGATCCCACGTATCGGCGAACACGCGAGGCCCGGCTTCCGCCAACGCGTCGGCGAATGCCTCCTCGAGATCCGCGAGCGTTGGCGGCACGAACGCGCCGGCCGCCGCCAGCGCCTGCAGCGCACGCTCGGTCGATCGCGTCGGGATGAGCGAGATGACCTCCGCGCCGCACGATCGCGCCAGGCGCACCGAGCGCCGCAGCCACTCGCCTCGTCGATCGGCGGGAACGACGGGCGGATGGACGAGCAGGAACACGCGCAGGGCGACACCCTCACGACGCAGGGCGTCGGCCGCCGCCGCGAACGACTCCCTCGTCACGCCCTTGTTGATGGCGTCGAGCGCTTCCGGATGGGCAGTCTCGAGCCCCATCGCGACCTCCAGCGTCGTGCCTCGGCGCGCGAGCAGGTCCCTGAAGCGCCAGGCGCGGTCGCCCACGAGCGCGGGATGCGACTCCACGACAACGCGTGTGCTTCCACTTACCAGTTCCGCCACTCCCTCATCGTCTTCGGGAGGCACCGCGCGGCGATCGAAGTAGCTGCCGGCGTTGTACAGCTTCCACACGTCGGGCAACGTCCCGGTGCCCCGCAGCGCGGCGTGTGCGTCGCGGAGTTGCGCTGGAATCGCGCCGGCCGGGGTGGCGGTCTCGGTCGTGTGCCGCCACAGATCGCACA contains the following coding sequences:
- a CDS encoding radical SAM protein, whose amino-acid sequence is MTASARPRPVHDPFRHQGVLVEPEADAAGRLLTTATVFLTGSECAWRCVMCDLWRHTTETATPAGAIPAQLRDAHAALRGTGTLPDVWKLYNAGSYFDRRAVPPEDDEGVAELVSGSTRVVVESHPALVGDRAWRFRDLLARRGTTLEVAMGLETAHPEALDAINKGVTRESFAAAADALRREGVALRVFLLVHPPVVPADRRGEWLRRSVRLARSCGAEVISLIPTRSTERALQALAAAGAFVPPTLADLEEAFADALAEAGPRVFADTWDLDAHAACPHCVEARRSRLARQNAEQRTLDAVTCGHCAEALAS